The following is a genomic window from Amycolatopsis australiensis.
ACCGCGGGCCGGGCGCCCGCCACGCCGCTCGAAGAGCGCCTGTGCGAGCTGTTCGCCGAGGTGCTCGGCGTGGAGCGGGTCGGGGTCGACGACAGCTTCTTCGACCTGGGCGGCCACTCGCTGCTTTCGGCCGTGCTCGTCGCCCGGCTCGAAGAGCAGTTCGGCATCACGATCGGCCTGCGCGAGTTCCTGGCCGACCCGTCCGTCGGCGGCATCACCGGCCGGGGCTCGTCGCCCGCGGCCGGGCAGCCCTGACCACCCCACGCCCGAAGGAGGGAGGAACGATGACGGACCTGGCCGCCAGCGGCGTCACCGTCTACTCGACCGCTCGTTCCAGCATCCGGCGCGACGAGCAGTACCACCTGCGCCGGCTGCTGGAGGTCGCCCGGTGGGCCGAGGAAGCCGGCTACCGCGGTGCGCTGATCTACAGCGACAACACCTCGATCGATTCCCTGATGTCGGCGCAGGCGGCGATCGCGCACACCGAGAGCTTCGTCCCGCTCGTCGCCGTCCAGCCGATCGACCTGAGCCCGTTCGCGCTGGCCAGGTCGGTGTCGTCGCTGGCGCACCTGTACGGCAGGCGGATCGACGTCAACTTCGTCAGCGGCGGGTTCAGCCGCGATCTCGCCGTGCAGGGCGACACCGCGTCGCACGACGAACGGTACGACCGGCTCACCGAGTACGCGACGATCGTCAAGAAGCTGCTCACCGGCGGCATGGTGAACTTCGCGGGGGAGTACTACAACTTCCGCCGCGCCCGGCTCACCGCGCCGGTGCCCCACGACCTGCTGCCGACGGCGTACGTGTCCGGCTCGTCGCCGGCCAGCCTGCAGGCGGGCGAGGCGCTGGGCGTCGGCCAGCTGTCGTTCCCCTTGCTGCCGGAGGACTTCGCCGGCCCGGACGTCCGCAAGAACAAGTTCGGCTCGGGCATCAGCGTCGGGATCATCGCGCGGGAGGACTCGGCCGAGGCGTGGCGGATCGCGCACAAGCGGTTCCCGGCGACCCCGGAAGGGGCCGACCGGATGAAGCTGCTGCTGTCCACCGCCGTGTCGTCCTGGCAGCCGCAGCTGGCCGCCGTGCCCATTCCCGACGAAGCGCCGGGACAGACCTACTGGCTGGTCCCGTTCCGGTACCACCACACGTTCTGCCCCTACCTGGTCGGCAACTACGACGAGGTGGCGCAGGCGGTCTCGACGTACCTCGACGGCGGCATCCGCACGTTCGTGCTCGACATCCCCGAGGAGCCGGACGACCTGTGGCACGCGCGGACCGCGATCGAGCGGGCCGTCACGGCCAGGGCAGCCCGGCAGCAGCAATCCCCGCTGAGCGAAGGATGAACGATGACAGAAACCATTGAAACCGACGTCGTGGTCGTCGGCGGCGGCCCGAGCGGTTCGACGGTGGCGACCCTGGTGGCCCAGCAGGGCCACCGGGTCGTGCAGCTGGAGAAGGAGCGGTTCCCCCGCTACCAGATCGGCGAGTCGCTGCTGCCGTCCACCGTGCAGGGCATCTGCCGGCTGCTCGGGGCGTCCGACGAGCTCGAGGCGGCCGGGTTCCCGCTCAAGCGCGGCGGGACGTTCCGCTGGGGCGCCAACCCCGAGCCGTGGACCTTCGCCTTCGGGATCTCGCCGAAGTTCGCCGGGACGGCGTCGACCGCCTACCAGGTCGAGCGGATGAAGTTCGACCAGATCCTGCTCGAGAACGCCCGGAAGCACGGCGTCGACGTCCGCGAGGAGCACGCGGTCACCGACGTCATCGAGGAGGACGGCCGGGTCGTCGGGGTCAGGTGCACCGACGACGCCGGCGTGCGCCGCGAGTTCCGCGCCCGGTACGTGGTGGACGCGTCGGGCAACACGAGCCGCATCCACGGCCGGGTCGGCGGCAAGCGGCAGTACTCGGAGTTCTTCCGCAACATCGCGCTGTTCGGCTACTTCACCGGCGGCAAGCGGATGCCGGCCCCGACCGAGGGCAACATCCTGGCCGTCGCGTTCAACGCGGGCTGGTTCTGGTACATCCCGCTGTCCGACGAGCTCACCAGCGTCGGGGTGGTGCTGCACCCGGACGAGCTGAAGCGGATCCAGGGCGACCGCGCGAGCGCCCTGCTCGAGCTGATCGCGGACTGCCCGATGATCGCCGACTACCTGTCCGAGGCCGAGCGGGTCACCAGCGGCCCCTACGGCGAAGTCCGGGTGCGCAAGGACTACTCCTACATCCAGGAGAAGTTCTGGCGGCCGGGCCTGGTCCTCGCCGGCGACGCCGCCTGCTTCATCGACCCGGTGTTCTCTTCCGGCGTGCACCTGGCCACCTACAGCGGGCTGCTCGCCGCGCGTTCGCTCAACACCGCGCTGGGTACCACGGCCGACGTCGACGAGACCGCGCTGTTCGAGGAGTACGAGCTGCGGTACCGGCAGGAGTACGCGCGCTTCCACGACTTCCTCGTCGCCTTCTACGACAAGCACTCGGACGAGAAGTCGTACTTCTGGAAGGCCAAGCGGGTCACCGGCAGCGCGGCGTCGTCGGTGGAGTCCTTCGTGGACCTGGTGGGCGGCGGCTCGTCGGAGGAGCGCGCGCTCATCGACGCCGGCTCCTACCTCGACCGGCGCGACGGCGAGATCGACGACATGATCTGGTCGGTCGCCGAGGCCGGAGCCCGCATCCAGGTGCAGGCCGCCACCGGCAGCACCGAGGACGAGCAGGTCCCGATCCGGGCCGGCGGGCTGGTGCCCTCGCCCGACGGGCTGCACTGGTCGCTGCCGAAACAGACGGCAGCCTGAAAAGGGGCCGGCGCCGCCCAGAAGGCGGCGCCGGCCCCTTTTTCTTCGGCTTGCCGGGGATGACGGTCACGGCAGCAGGACGCGGCCCTCGTCCGGCGCCTGGTCCCCGGCGAGCACGGACCGGAAGGCGCCGGCCAGCTCGGCCGGTCCCCGGCCGCCGCGGATGGCCAGCCGGGACGCCAGCCGCCGCAGGAACCGGGTTTCCGCCTCGTGGTAGCGGGCGTAGTAGGCGTCCGCGCCCTCGGCCGCGATGGCCTGGTCTTCGATCACCGGCGTGAAGAAGAACTCCGGCTGCGGGTCGGGCAGCCCGGGCGGCGCCTTGTCGTCGGGGTTCGGGTGCGTGAGGCCGATGAGCACGCCGTGGGACAGCGAAGGCGCGAAGTGCTGGTACACCACGCCCAGCCACTTGGCCGAGCCGGTGAAGTCGACGAGGACCGCCGGCGCCGTCACGCCGGCCGATTCGATGGCGTCGTAGGTGACCACTTCGTCGTAGGTGCCCAGGCTCTCGACGAACGCCCGGTTGCCCGCGGACGTGACGCCGACGGCCCGGATACCGGCGCCGCGCGCGGCCAGCTCGTCGGCCAGGCCGATCGCCGTCTTGCAGGAGGCGCTGGTGATCAGCACCGACTGCGCGCCGAGCGCGATCTGCCGCTCGACGAGGTCGGCGAGGTTGAACGACGCCGGGAACACCGGACGCACGAGGGCGCGGACGTCGTCCAGGTCGTCCGGCTCGCCGGCGCGCTGGAACGTCAGGTACCACGGATGCAGGAAAGCCCGCTGCGGCGCCGTTTCCACGAAACCCCGCGGCGTGGCTTCCGCCTGCACGGTGTGGTGGCTGGCCATCGGCACGAAACCGAAGTAGCGGCCGCCGGCCGGGACGTCGGCGTTGCGCGACTCGGTGACCCGCACGAAACTCCAGAGCGGCACCCGGCCGAGCTCGCCCGGCGCCGGGAAGGCGTTCCAGAAGGGAACGTTCCCGTCGCCGAACCGGGCGTAGCTGACGTTGTTGGCCGTGAGCCCGAACTTCTCGATCTCGAGCCGGACCTCACCGGGCCGCAGCTCGTCCAGGACCGGGGTCCGGATCTCGGTCGCGGCGAAGTCGTCCCGCCGGACCAGCACTTCCCATTTCTCTGCCATGGAGCCATGGTTCGCGGCGGGTCGCCGCCGCGGCAACTTCGTCGATGCGAACCCCCTTGCGGCGCGCGCGAAACCGTGCCCGAGCACGCCGCGAGACGTCCGGCGGCGGGCGCCGCTGGGACGATGCAAGGAAGTCTTCCGCCTTCGGCGAAGGGAAACAGCGATGCAGGCCGTCGTGGGTACCCGACCACTGTTCAGCCCGCTCAGCCCCGGCGACGGAGCGGCCATCCTGGTGGCCGACTTCCAGCCGCTCACCGCGGCGCCACGGCTCAGCCGGCTGGTCGCCGACGCGGCCGCCGGCCATCCGGTGTACCAGGTGGACCCGCGCGGCGCGCTGTCCGGCGACCGGCGCTTCGCCGCGTTGCCGGAACTGGCCGAGGAGACCGCCGATCTCTTCCGTGCGGCCGCGGCCCCCGACCGGCCGGTGTTCGTCGTGGGGCACTGCAGCGCCGCCGCGCTGACCCTGCGGATCGCGGGAGCGCTCGCCGGCGAGCGCGAGG
Proteins encoded in this region:
- a CDS encoding LLM class flavin-dependent oxidoreductase, whose protein sequence is MTDLAASGVTVYSTARSSIRRDEQYHLRRLLEVARWAEEAGYRGALIYSDNTSIDSLMSAQAAIAHTESFVPLVAVQPIDLSPFALARSVSSLAHLYGRRIDVNFVSGGFSRDLAVQGDTASHDERYDRLTEYATIVKKLLTGGMVNFAGEYYNFRRARLTAPVPHDLLPTAYVSGSSPASLQAGEALGVGQLSFPLLPEDFAGPDVRKNKFGSGISVGIIAREDSAEAWRIAHKRFPATPEGADRMKLLLSTAVSSWQPQLAAVPIPDEAPGQTYWLVPFRYHHTFCPYLVGNYDEVAQAVSTYLDGGIRTFVLDIPEEPDDLWHARTAIERAVTARAARQQQSPLSEG
- a CDS encoding DUF2855 family protein encodes the protein MAEKWEVLVRRDDFAATEIRTPVLDELRPGEVRLEIEKFGLTANNVSYARFGDGNVPFWNAFPAPGELGRVPLWSFVRVTESRNADVPAGGRYFGFVPMASHHTVQAEATPRGFVETAPQRAFLHPWYLTFQRAGEPDDLDDVRALVRPVFPASFNLADLVERQIALGAQSVLITSASCKTAIGLADELAARGAGIRAVGVTSAGNRAFVESLGTYDEVVTYDAIESAGVTAPAVLVDFTGSAKWLGVVYQHFAPSLSHGVLIGLTHPNPDDKAPPGLPDPQPEFFFTPVIEDQAIAAEGADAYYARYHEAETRFLRRLASRLAIRGGRGPAELAGAFRSVLAGDQAPDEGRVLLP
- a CDS encoding FAD-dependent oxidoreductase, giving the protein MTETIETDVVVVGGGPSGSTVATLVAQQGHRVVQLEKERFPRYQIGESLLPSTVQGICRLLGASDELEAAGFPLKRGGTFRWGANPEPWTFAFGISPKFAGTASTAYQVERMKFDQILLENARKHGVDVREEHAVTDVIEEDGRVVGVRCTDDAGVRREFRARYVVDASGNTSRIHGRVGGKRQYSEFFRNIALFGYFTGGKRMPAPTEGNILAVAFNAGWFWYIPLSDELTSVGVVLHPDELKRIQGDRASALLELIADCPMIADYLSEAERVTSGPYGEVRVRKDYSYIQEKFWRPGLVLAGDAACFIDPVFSSGVHLATYSGLLAARSLNTALGTTADVDETALFEEYELRYRQEYARFHDFLVAFYDKHSDEKSYFWKAKRVTGSAASSVESFVDLVGGGSSEERALIDAGSYLDRRDGEIDDMIWSVAEAGARIQVQAATGSTEDEQVPIRAGGLVPSPDGLHWSLPKQTAA